From a single Ignavibacteria bacterium genomic region:
- a CDS encoding T9SS type A sorting domain-containing protein: MKKLINSLLFLTFPLMAQWVQIAPAPTAYDMTTVCALSPDKVLIAGKGGVIAISTNRGIKWEAKVHSTREDFLDGDFYNENIGILSTEGNILKTTNGGESWVRIYQSDNDHIIKVKMFDTQNYAAVSNSNYLIRSSNGGQTWERSSTIPEGKFHAASLNGMNEMYLLADTSFVVTTDGGTTFSSWLTTFPPLGVTRFDVVYFADSQHGVVTKMGGSGIKTTDGGHTWNLVEFPSIYSPRIYGIHGVNEKVMITGEFRFVLKTSDIGSTWSSFTPAPTQFLYDVTCFRDSIWFACGSGGAFQSSTDFGATWNYFPPSTTDKRINKIFFLNEEIGYIAYTNGLKKTTNGGNDWIAVNDNLPMIPSIHFFDEQNGLVLDYENIFRTTDGGVTLSSPYSFSSNSVFCVLPNGKVLVAGPSGTMIKSADRGATWTNITTNTTKRIRHIYFLDSLTGFFVATDQIGKSTDGGETWQVNSTSANQYLQKFVFYDQLEGVGIEDKKIFHTSDGGRTWVLIKTAENFLRTIVRDGDQDAIMCSYLGQILRSHDRGMSWQSDIPITSVSLSDIFRTNAGTLYVSGDKGTVLKESESSNIFVGIEDESHTLPVNFSLSQNYPNPFNPETVIRFSLPKAGLVKGVVYDILGREVATLLNGDWTAGNHQVKFDAKGIASGVYVFRLEAGNYSSAIKMVVNK, translated from the coding sequence ATGAAAAAGCTGATTAACTCTTTGTTATTCTTAACATTCCCCTTGATGGCACAATGGGTACAAATTGCACCTGCTCCTACAGCCTATGACATGACAACGGTATGTGCTCTCTCACCTGATAAAGTGCTTATTGCGGGCAAGGGTGGTGTAATTGCAATCTCAACAAATCGCGGAATCAAATGGGAGGCAAAGGTACACTCGACGAGAGAAGACTTTTTGGATGGCGATTTTTACAACGAAAACATCGGGATACTGTCAACTGAAGGGAACATACTTAAGACAACCAATGGCGGGGAATCGTGGGTCAGAATTTATCAGTCGGACAATGATCATATAATTAAAGTTAAGATGTTTGACACACAAAATTATGCTGCCGTTTCCAATTCGAATTACTTAATCCGTTCTTCAAATGGAGGACAAACATGGGAACGGTCTTCCACAATACCTGAAGGGAAGTTCCATGCTGCATCCCTGAACGGTATGAACGAAATGTATCTGCTTGCGGATACCAGCTTTGTGGTAACTACCGACGGGGGTACAACATTCTCCTCCTGGCTGACCACATTCCCGCCTTTGGGAGTAACAAGATTTGATGTAGTGTATTTTGCAGATTCTCAACATGGTGTCGTCACGAAAATGGGTGGAAGCGGCATCAAGACAACAGATGGCGGACACACCTGGAACCTGGTTGAATTTCCCTCAATCTACTCACCAAGAATTTATGGAATTCATGGCGTCAATGAAAAAGTAATGATTACAGGTGAGTTCAGATTTGTACTCAAGACTTCTGACATTGGGAGTACATGGAGCTCCTTCACCCCGGCTCCGACCCAATTTCTGTATGATGTAACATGTTTCAGGGACAGCATCTGGTTCGCCTGCGGAAGTGGTGGTGCCTTCCAGAGTTCCACCGATTTTGGAGCCACATGGAACTATTTTCCACCCTCTACTACAGATAAAAGAATAAACAAAATTTTCTTCCTGAACGAAGAAATTGGATATATTGCGTATACAAACGGACTTAAGAAAACAACGAACGGAGGGAACGATTGGATTGCTGTTAACGACAATCTACCGATGATACCTTCCATACATTTTTTTGATGAGCAAAATGGACTGGTTCTCGATTATGAGAATATTTTCAGGACCACAGACGGAGGGGTAACGCTCTCTTCTCCTTACAGTTTTTCGAGCAATTCTGTTTTTTGTGTTTTGCCAAATGGAAAAGTGCTCGTTGCGGGACCTTCCGGAACCATGATTAAATCCGCTGACCGGGGTGCAACATGGACAAACATAACCACCAACACAACAAAGAGGATCAGGCATATCTATTTCCTTGACTCCTTAACGGGATTTTTTGTCGCAACAGACCAGATTGGTAAATCAACCGATGGTGGAGAGACCTGGCAAGTTAACTCAACTTCTGCAAATCAGTATCTGCAAAAATTTGTTTTTTACGATCAATTGGAAGGTGTTGGAATAGAGGATAAGAAAATATTCCACACTTCTGATGGCGGAAGAACCTGGGTACTGATTAAAACAGCAGAAAATTTTCTCAGAACCATTGTCAGGGACGGGGATCAGGACGCGATTATGTGCAGTTATCTTGGACAGATATTGAGAAGTCATGATCGTGGGATGAGTTGGCAGTCGGACATACCAATCACATCCGTAAGCCTCTCTGATATTTTTAGAACCAACGCAGGAACATTATATGTCTCAGGTGATAAAGGGACTGTTCTGAAGGAATCGGAAAGCAGCAATATCTTTGTTGGTATCGAGGATGAAAGCCACACTCTTCCTGTAAACTTCTCCCTCTCCCAAAACTACCCAAATCCCTTCAATCCGGAGACGGTAATCCGTTTTTCACTTCCCAAAGCAGGATTGGTGAAAGGAGTTGTTTACGACATTCTTGGGAGAGAGGTCGCCACACTTCTAAATGGCGACTGGACGGCGGGTAACCATCAGGTGAAGTTTGATGCAAAAGGTATTGCCTCAGGTGTTTATGTTTTCAGGCTTGAGGCAGGGAATTATTCTTCGGCGATAAAGATGGTGGTTAATAAATAG
- the efp gene encoding elongation factor P gives MADTSDLRNGLIIKFKNDLFTVVEFQHVKPGKGGAFVRTSLKSLTTGRVLDNTFRSGEGIDIVKVERRKFQYLYADGQSLVCMDNETYDQMNVPIATFGDGIKFIKEGTEVDMLMDGEKIVSVELPVHVALRVVETEPGFRGDTATNALKPAKMETGATVMVPLFINEDDLLKIDTRTGDYMERVKS, from the coding sequence ATGGCTGATACATCAGATCTCAGGAATGGACTAATAATTAAATTTAAGAACGACTTGTTTACAGTTGTAGAGTTTCAGCATGTGAAACCCGGCAAGGGAGGGGCATTTGTTCGTACCTCTCTAAAAAGTCTCACCACAGGGAGAGTATTGGACAATACATTCCGATCAGGCGAAGGGATAGATATAGTTAAGGTGGAGCGAAGGAAATTCCAATACCTTTATGCTGATGGTCAATCACTTGTCTGTATGGACAACGAAACCTACGATCAGATGAATGTACCGATTGCCACTTTTGGTGACGGAATAAAGTTTATTAAAGAGGGTACCGAAGTTGATATGCTTATGGATGGCGAAAAAATCGTGAGCGTTGAACTTCCGGTACATGTAGCTCTTAGAGTGGTGGAAACAGAACCCGGATTCAGGGGTGACACTGCAACAAATGCGTTAAAACCTGCGAAAATGGAAACAGGAGCCACAGTAATGGTTCCACTTTTCATTAACGAAGATGACCTTCTGAAGATAGATACCCGCACGGGTGACTATATGGAAAGAGTTAAATCTTAA
- the gcvH gene encoding glycine cleavage system protein GcvH encodes MNIPSDLKYTKEHEWIRIEGNTGYIGITDYAQGELGDVVFVDITKAEGDSLSVDENFGTIEAVKTVSELYAPCSGKIVEINSSLGDSPENINQDPYDKGWMIKIEIANPAELDALLDAAAYGELVGA; translated from the coding sequence ATGAATATTCCATCTGATTTAAAGTATACAAAAGAACATGAATGGATTCGCATTGAAGGCAACACCGGCTATATCGGAATTACCGATTATGCCCAGGGTGAGCTTGGCGATGTGGTCTTTGTTGATATCACTAAAGCTGAAGGCGACTCACTTTCCGTTGACGAGAACTTCGGAACCATCGAAGCCGTAAAAACAGTAAGCGAACTTTATGCACCATGCAGCGGTAAAATCGTTGAGATTAATTCCTCTCTCGGCGATTCGCCTGAAAACATTAATCAGGACCCCTACGACAAAGGCTGGATGATAAAGATAGAGATTGCAAATCCTGCCGAACTTGATGCTCTGCTCGATGCTGCAGCTTACGGTGAACTTGTCGGAGCATAG
- a CDS encoding T9SS type A sorting domain-containing protein, which yields MYYLKLFLLLSILSCAITAQTLDHTVRRIAPRPTSRDIMYVTKLGDSRIVAAMKPTGLIYSSDNGITWTEDLTLKTTNPPSNIVYLSEGTFAGTSTKGEFFITYNGGITFSVKSLLSGALPAFTFSKMVFANEKVGVAVYYAESAKHLLRTTDSWATQSNMATPPEYLGGDIHISPDSSLIISTRNCIYRSSDLGTSWIPVYYSKQGNFLDHGDGNISFFSSSDSVVTSSDLGLTWNYRAKSPRNLNISQAVRLGNGTVYVPNIRLDTLYRATADLLNWTMAKNLGTYLKGSPRGFVTLSDTLAYLVGDYGYIYRYSGPDLSRKMISEAYVPTPRAAFCDTLHAITTRGNFTSDGGMTWADGFTWPPPGAPEYVSYVTLSPIGLGVVGFNTRAQFPPNPSYVDYTFIVVTTNFGASWVNAQEDYARLTYDLTSMGDSMMIYSYVQTELGWYYQIGIISKVDTGFSRRMVMAPGKVVDLAAINSRKMILAATSDSLLVSYDTARTWRLLLRPGRPIYEVTATEAGTILLTTGGYLFTSTNFGTTWVPVYTFAGDGYYAISPNGLLAFSNSNVVKYQHRNWQYWRTFDYNFVENIRNLQFLDETILMVQTDRGAYYRIDISDTVTTAVESENPPQDPAVFSLSQNYPNPFNPETVIRFSLPEAGFVKGVVYDILGREVATLLKSDMTAGNHQVKFDAKGVASGIYVFRLEAGNYSSAIKMVVGK from the coding sequence GTGTATTATTTGAAATTGTTTTTGTTGCTCTCTATTCTTTCGTGTGCAATAACTGCACAGACGCTTGATCACACAGTGAGAAGAATAGCACCTCGTCCCACTTCAAGGGACATCATGTATGTCACAAAACTTGGTGACAGCAGAATTGTTGCAGCAATGAAGCCGACAGGGTTGATTTACAGCAGTGATAACGGAATAACATGGACAGAAGATCTCACACTTAAAACCACAAATCCCCCCTCAAATATTGTGTATTTGTCGGAAGGAACATTTGCAGGGACATCTACAAAGGGTGAATTCTTCATTACATACAACGGCGGAATTACTTTTTCGGTAAAATCTTTGCTTTCGGGGGCATTACCTGCATTCACTTTTTCAAAAATGGTATTTGCGAATGAGAAAGTCGGAGTTGCTGTTTATTATGCCGAGTCCGCAAAACATCTGTTGAGAACCACTGACAGTTGGGCGACTCAATCAAACATGGCTACACCCCCCGAATACCTTGGTGGAGACATACATATCTCACCCGACTCTTCTCTTATAATCAGTACCCGTAATTGTATCTATCGTTCGTCCGATCTCGGGACTTCCTGGATACCTGTTTACTACTCCAAACAGGGAAATTTCCTCGATCATGGAGACGGCAACATCTCATTCTTTTCTTCTTCGGATTCCGTAGTTACATCTTCCGATTTGGGTTTAACATGGAATTACAGAGCTAAATCGCCCCGTAATCTAAACATCAGTCAGGCAGTCCGATTGGGTAACGGTACCGTGTATGTTCCAAATATCAGACTTGATACTCTTTACAGAGCTACCGCTGACCTGTTAAACTGGACGATGGCAAAAAACCTCGGTACTTATCTCAAAGGTTCCCCCAGAGGATTTGTGACATTAAGCGACACACTTGCTTATTTGGTTGGGGATTATGGATACATTTATCGCTATTCGGGACCTGATTTAAGCAGAAAAATGATTTCCGAGGCATATGTGCCTACCCCAAGGGCAGCCTTTTGTGATACCCTCCATGCCATTACAACCCGTGGTAACTTCACATCAGACGGCGGCATGACATGGGCGGATGGTTTCACCTGGCCTCCACCCGGTGCTCCGGAATATGTAAGCTATGTCACCCTTTCACCAATTGGGCTAGGTGTCGTGGGATTTAACACCAGAGCGCAGTTCCCGCCAAATCCGTCATATGTCGATTACACTTTCATCGTAGTTACAACCAACTTTGGGGCCTCGTGGGTAAACGCTCAGGAAGATTATGCTCGCTTAACCTATGATTTGACCTCAATGGGAGATTCAATGATGATTTATTCTTATGTGCAAACCGAGTTGGGGTGGTACTACCAGATTGGAATCATTTCAAAAGTCGATACAGGTTTCAGCAGAAGGATGGTAATGGCCCCCGGGAAAGTGGTAGACCTTGCTGCAATTAATTCAAGGAAGATGATCCTCGCCGCGACATCCGACTCACTTCTGGTTTCATACGACACCGCCCGGACATGGAGATTGCTGCTTCGCCCCGGTAGACCAATTTACGAGGTTACTGCAACTGAAGCCGGTACGATCCTCCTGACAACAGGTGGATATTTGTTCACTTCAACAAACTTTGGAACAACATGGGTGCCCGTTTACACCTTCGCCGGAGATGGGTACTATGCCATTAGCCCCAACGGACTGTTGGCTTTCAGCAATAGCAATGTTGTTAAATATCAGCACAGGAACTGGCAGTATTGGAGAACCTTTGATTACAACTTTGTCGAAAATATCCGGAACCTGCAATTCCTCGATGAGACGATCTTAATGGTTCAGACAGACCGGGGTGCGTATTACCGGATAGATATTTCCGATACCGTCACAACCGCTGTTGAATCTGAAAACCCACCACAAGATCCGGCTGTCTTCTCCCTCTCCCAAAACTACCCAAACCCCTTCAATCCTGAAACGGTAATCCGGTTTTCACTCCCCGAAGCGGGATTTGTGAAAGGAGTGGTTTATGATATTCTTGGGAGAGAGGTCGCCACACTTCTGAAAAGTGACATGACCGCCGGAAATCATCAGGTGAAGTTTGATGCGAAGGGTGTTGCCTCGGGTATTTATGTTTTCAGGCTCGAGGCGGGGAATTATTCATCGGCGATAAAGATGGTGGTTGGGAAGTAG
- a CDS encoding T9SS type A sorting domain-containing protein: protein MKKLTLILLILSIQMMAQWEQIAPAPTSYNLTTVCALTSSKALVAGQSGFLGITTDRGASWTTKIWATRQDFLDGDFCDENKGLLSSRGAIIKTTDGGDSWEKIYNSPDAEIIKVRMFDDLNFAAVTDKNFVLRTTNGGESWQISVTVPERKFHAASILDMNRMFILADSFLVSTSDGGQTFSSKPVILPVLGWHQLDVVHFFDSMNGIASRHGGGGFKTTDGGETWSMPVQPSAYIPSIHGIHGRNSRAMIAGEFRYIMKTSDSGITWNSFTPGPEKILLDVSSFDENVWFASGEAGAFQSTTDFGATWQYRQSSTTDKNILNIDFFDDSTGLIGYGWGLSKTTNGGYDWSVVSTNLPLIYEMSFIDKQVGCFIASDSIFRTTDGGVTFTKTWSMYGLQVVYVAPNGRVFAGGSSGRLVVSSDSGATWSYLNSLVTSNISTIQFLDSLTGYFVSSNKIGKTTDGGDSWNVSQFSFPGGLYKFFFFDETEGIGFSETRTYITRDGGLTWSLVLTAPSTIRDLMRDGENGAIMCCLYGRIYTSQDRGLTWQLNEPVTSTHLRIMTQTPGGTVFIGGDKGTVIKESPESNVFTGIEDKRIEIPKSFTLSQNYPNPFNPETVIRFSLPEAGYVKGVVYDILGREVATLLKGDMPTGNHQVKFNAKGIASGVYVFRLEAGNYSSAIKMVVNK from the coding sequence ATGAAAAAACTGACTCTTATTTTGTTGATTTTATCCATTCAAATGATGGCTCAATGGGAGCAAATAGCGCCTGCACCTACTTCTTATAATCTTACTACCGTATGTGCGCTTACATCATCCAAGGCACTTGTTGCCGGACAGTCCGGGTTTCTCGGGATAACGACTGACAGAGGAGCATCCTGGACGACCAAAATCTGGGCAACTCGACAGGACTTCCTCGATGGTGACTTCTGTGACGAAAACAAAGGGTTGCTCTCTTCCCGTGGAGCTATTATCAAAACAACTGACGGAGGCGATTCCTGGGAGAAGATTTATAACTCTCCGGATGCCGAAATTATCAAAGTCAGAATGTTTGATGATTTGAACTTTGCCGCTGTCACGGATAAAAATTTTGTGCTACGCACTACAAACGGTGGTGAATCGTGGCAGATATCAGTTACTGTTCCGGAACGGAAATTTCATGCAGCCTCAATTCTTGATATGAACCGGATGTTCATTCTGGCTGATTCCTTTTTGGTTTCGACTTCTGATGGCGGGCAGACATTTTCGAGCAAGCCGGTGATTCTGCCGGTGCTGGGTTGGCACCAACTGGATGTTGTCCACTTCTTTGATTCAATGAACGGAATTGCATCAAGACACGGAGGTGGTGGATTCAAAACGACAGACGGTGGTGAAACATGGTCGATGCCTGTTCAACCATCGGCTTATATCCCTTCAATACACGGGATTCACGGCAGGAATTCCAGGGCAATGATAGCAGGTGAATTTAGATATATTATGAAGACTTCCGACTCGGGTATAACCTGGAACTCGTTCACACCCGGTCCCGAAAAAATTCTGCTCGATGTATCCTCCTTTGATGAAAATGTCTGGTTTGCTTCCGGAGAAGCAGGGGCATTCCAAAGCACCACCGACTTTGGTGCGACCTGGCAGTACCGCCAGTCTTCAACAACAGATAAAAACATATTGAACATCGACTTTTTTGATGATTCCACAGGGTTAATCGGATACGGGTGGGGATTGAGCAAAACCACAAATGGTGGCTATGACTGGAGTGTCGTCAGTACAAATCTGCCTTTGATCTATGAAATGAGTTTTATTGATAAACAAGTTGGATGTTTTATAGCGTCAGACTCAATTTTCAGGACTACTGACGGTGGAGTCACTTTTACGAAAACATGGTCAATGTATGGACTGCAAGTAGTCTATGTTGCTCCCAATGGTAGAGTTTTTGCAGGTGGCTCAAGCGGGAGACTGGTTGTAAGCTCTGATAGCGGTGCAACCTGGTCGTACTTGAACTCCCTTGTTACATCAAATATTAGTACTATTCAGTTTCTCGACTCACTGACTGGTTACTTCGTTTCAAGCAATAAGATTGGGAAGACTACAGACGGCGGGGATAGCTGGAATGTATCGCAATTTTCATTTCCCGGAGGTCTTTACAAATTTTTCTTTTTCGATGAGACTGAAGGAATCGGCTTTTCGGAGACCAGAACTTACATCACCCGTGATGGTGGGCTGACCTGGAGTCTCGTCCTGACTGCACCCTCTACGATACGAGATCTGATGCGAGATGGTGAAAACGGAGCGATAATGTGTTGTTTGTACGGGCGTATCTATACTTCCCAGGACAGGGGATTAACCTGGCAGTTGAACGAACCAGTTACCAGCACCCACTTAAGAATTATGACCCAAACCCCGGGTGGTACAGTTTTCATTGGTGGCGATAAAGGAACCGTGATAAAAGAGTCTCCTGAGAGTAATGTTTTTACAGGAATTGAAGACAAACGAATCGAGATACCAAAATCTTTTACCCTCTCCCAAAACTACCCCAACCCCTTCAATCCGGAGACGGTAATCCGATTTTCACTTCCCGAAGCGGGATATGTTAAGGGTGTCGTTTATGACATTCTTGGCAGAGAGGTCGCCACACTTCTGAAAGGTGATATGCCGACGGGTAATCATCAGGTGAAGTTTAATGCGAAGGGAATTGCCTCGGGTGTTTATGTTTTCAGGCTTGAGGCGGGGAATTATTCCTCGGCGATAAAGATGGTGGTTAATAAATAA
- a CDS encoding T9SS type A sorting domain-containing protein translates to MLPFLMEYRGRLWLPIVLLLFFTNSYAQKEWFYRSPTKFYIVSSISVVDSHYIFVADRNGLHKTTNGGYTWTKIISKTYGNAQVRFRSRTHGILVNDGPIISTTDGGLTWQPVPGGGADANIFFTDSLKGITFNTSSESSGFKISLGKTTDGGMTWQYTPTYLHPGVIFRTDRVDSTIWGFGSILSQGNPAPVLGTLVAHSTNDGATWITDSSFYNYTNWTGLVVMRPSAVFAVVSNRVLKISTDGGDNFVHYLNPRNLFSPRKSGDSIIYAGSDSGYIATSRDFGLTFTYTKLNTQEQIKWLEITPEGEGYAISSDYHLYSTVKIAPPVVGVEDPEVVPAVFSLSQNYPNPFNPETVIRFSLPEAGFVKGVVYDILGREVATLLKRDMPAGNHQVKFDAKGIASGIYVFRLEAGYYSSTIKMVVGK, encoded by the coding sequence TTGTTACCCTTCTTAATGGAGTATCGCGGTCGGTTATGGCTCCCGATAGTTCTTCTTCTGTTTTTCACCAATTCCTATGCCCAAAAAGAATGGTTCTACAGAAGCCCGACCAAGTTTTATATCGTCTCCTCCATTTCAGTGGTAGATTCACATTACATTTTCGTAGCCGACCGCAACGGGCTTCATAAAACCACCAACGGGGGCTACACCTGGACCAAAATAATCTCTAAGACATACGGCAACGCACAGGTCAGATTCAGATCAAGAACCCACGGCATACTGGTAAATGATGGTCCGATCATCTCGACAACTGATGGTGGTCTAACCTGGCAACCCGTGCCGGGTGGCGGCGCGGACGCGAATATTTTCTTTACCGACTCGCTTAAAGGGATTACTTTTAATACAAGTTCAGAGTCGAGCGGATTCAAGATCTCACTCGGGAAAACAACTGACGGTGGAATGACCTGGCAGTACACTCCCACATATCTACACCCCGGGGTTATCTTCCGGACCGACCGTGTTGACAGCACAATTTGGGGATTCGGGTCAATTCTGTCTCAGGGCAATCCGGCTCCTGTGTTGGGAACACTTGTGGCACATTCCACGAATGACGGTGCAACATGGATCACCGACAGCTCGTTCTATAATTATACTAACTGGACAGGACTCGTTGTAATGCGCCCATCTGCGGTTTTCGCTGTGGTGTCAAACCGTGTTCTTAAAATAAGTACAGACGGAGGAGATAATTTCGTCCATTATCTCAACCCGAGAAACCTGTTTTCACCCAGGAAATCGGGTGATTCCATTATTTATGCCGGCTCTGACTCCGGCTACATCGCCACTTCACGGGATTTTGGGCTAACCTTTACTTATACCAAACTGAACACTCAGGAACAGATTAAATGGCTTGAGATCACCCCCGAAGGTGAGGGCTACGCCATTTCAAGCGATTACCATCTCTATTCAACCGTGAAGATCGCCCCACCTGTTGTCGGCGTTGAAGATCCGGAGGTAGTCCCGGCTGTCTTCTCCCTCTCCCAAAACTACCCAAACCCCTTCAATCCTGAAACGGTAATTCGTTTTTCACTTCCCGAAGCGGGATTCGTGAAAGGGGTAGTTTATGACATTCTCGGCAGAGAGGTTGCAACACTTCTGAAACGGGACATGCCGGCAGGTAACCATCAGGTGAAGTTTGATGCGAAGGGAATTGCCTCGGGTATTTATGTTTTCAGGCTCGAGGCGGGGTATTATTCTTCGACCATAAAGATGGTGGTTGGAAAGTAG
- the accC gene encoding acetyl-CoA carboxylase biotin carboxylase subunit produces MFKKILIANRGEIALRIIRACKELGIKTVAVYSEADKNSLHVTFADEAVCIGPAESRNSYLKVPVIMSAANVTGADAIHPGYGFLAENANFSEICAESGIKFIGPTAEMIRTMGDKAVAKDTMKKHNVPVIPGSDGIIDDPAEAQKIATAMGFPVIIKASAGGGGKGMRVVREESEFNLAFITARAEAEAAFGNGDVYIEKLVLNPRHVEVQVIGDQHGNHYHYGERDCSVQRRHQKLIEESPSPALDQELRDRMGAAAVKAAKSINYESVGTVEFLLDKDKNFYFMEMNTRIQVEHPVTEMVYETDLVKQQILAAAGFVIEPPNNRPKGHAFEFRINAEDPDNNFRPSPGRIESLNFPGGLGVRIDSHIYQSYTIPPYYDSMVAKLIVWDKDRTSAIQKAKRALGEFIIEGIKTTIPFHLDVLEDERFISGDFDTSFLEDFKPKNKN; encoded by the coding sequence TTGTTCAAGAAAATACTTATAGCCAACCGTGGTGAGATAGCCCTTCGGATTATCAGAGCCTGCAAGGAACTCGGAATAAAGACCGTTGCAGTTTACTCGGAAGCCGATAAAAATTCACTCCATGTAACTTTTGCTGATGAAGCTGTGTGCATAGGACCCGCAGAAAGCCGCAATAGCTATCTGAAAGTGCCCGTGATTATGTCAGCCGCAAATGTAACAGGTGCCGATGCCATCCATCCCGGATACGGATTTTTAGCTGAAAACGCCAATTTCTCTGAAATTTGTGCCGAATCAGGAATAAAATTTATCGGTCCAACCGCTGAAATGATTCGCACGATGGGTGACAAAGCTGTCGCAAAAGACACGATGAAAAAGCACAATGTCCCCGTTATCCCCGGAAGTGACGGCATTATTGATGATCCTGCAGAAGCTCAGAAAATAGCGACTGCTATGGGATTCCCCGTAATCATAAAAGCCTCTGCGGGTGGTGGTGGAAAGGGTATGCGTGTCGTTCGTGAGGAGTCGGAATTTAATCTTGCGTTCATAACAGCAAGAGCGGAAGCCGAAGCAGCCTTTGGTAACGGTGATGTTTATATCGAAAAACTCGTTTTGAATCCCCGGCATGTCGAAGTGCAGGTAATTGGTGATCAGCACGGCAACCATTACCACTATGGTGAAAGAGACTGCTCAGTACAAAGAAGACACCAAAAGTTAATTGAGGAATCCCCCTCCCCCGCTCTCGATCAGGAACTTCGCGACAGGATGGGTGCTGCTGCTGTAAAAGCCGCAAAATCGATCAATTATGAAAGCGTCGGTACCGTAGAGTTCCTTTTGGACAAAGACAAAAATTTCTATTTTATGGAGATGAACACCAGAATTCAGGTTGAGCATCCCGTAACCGAGATGGTTTATGAAACAGACCTCGTGAAGCAGCAAATACTCGCTGCCGCCGGTTTTGTGATTGAACCTCCCAACAACAGACCCAAAGGTCACGCTTTTGAGTTCAGAATCAACGCAGAAGACCCCGATAACAACTTCAGACCGTCACCCGGAAGAATTGAATCTCTCAATTTCCCCGGTGGACTCGGAGTAAGGATCGACTCCCACATTTACCAGTCATACACCATACCTCCGTATTACGATTCGATGGTAGCAAAACTGATAGTCTGGGACAAAGACAGAACCTCAGCGATTCAGAAAGCAAAACGGGCTCTGGGTGAGTTCATTATCGAAGGGATCAAGACTACAATTCCCTTCCACCTTGATGTTTTAGAAGACGAAAGGTTTATTTCGGGTGACTTTGATACATCGTTCCTCGAAGATTTTAAACCTAAAAACAAAAATTAA
- the accB gene encoding acetyl-CoA carboxylase biotin carboxyl carrier protein — protein MDINLIRRLVKLVETSGISELEIEEKESRIYISKYGSAAPGAVNYTVGAPQHAPAPHPVAQHPAPAPESAPAANEKLHEIKSPIVGTFYRSPAPDADSYVKVGDRVEQGSVLCIVEAMKLMNEIECDISGTVAKIMVDNGRPVEYGQLLFLIKPD, from the coding sequence ATGGATATTAATTTAATCCGTCGTCTTGTCAAGCTGGTAGAAACAAGCGGAATCTCTGAACTCGAGATCGAAGAGAAAGAGTCGAGAATCTACATTTCCAAATATGGAAGTGCAGCCCCCGGAGCTGTAAACTACACAGTTGGCGCTCCGCAGCATGCTCCTGCACCTCATCCGGTTGCCCAACACCCGGCCCCTGCACCTGAGTCTGCGCCGGCTGCCAACGAAAAACTGCATGAAATTAAATCGCCAATTGTTGGCACCTTCTATCGTTCACCCGCTCCTGATGCCGATTCCTATGTAAAGGTTGGCGACAGAGTGGAACAGGGTTCTGTGCTTTGCATCGTTGAAGCCATGAAGCTGATGAACGAAATAGAATGCGACATTTCAGGAACAGTTGCCAAAATAATGGTTGACAACGGAAGGCCTGTTGAATATGGACAATTACTTTTCCTTATTAAACCCGATTAA